In Bacteroidota bacterium, a single window of DNA contains:
- a CDS encoding aryl-sulfate sulfotransferase, whose product MIFLIMFIGNSVSAQSTFQNEYGDSFDHGNFKSIVSDSSGFLIAGAKLLLIPNIVPIAVKTDLEGRILWQRNFGDSTSRFGLASCTKMTNGTYMLTAFDQILQNTHLYNLDASGNIIFQNQIVNCHVLNFFEVNPNEIVFAGYLPSGFSIIAVDSSLLTIWAKTYGVSESASAYRISLSNDGGFIILYSLPSTGFDLMTKIDSAGNLVWVKRFSNINYSQGFMTETTNGDLYLVSTWDSISSSGVRIKKLDSAGNLIWSEDLSGNYNHEIFSSSISTPEGGCLILGYVRNVNTTFETLVIKVDSTGNIVWSQTLGGFSDMSNPVQIIKTTDSAYALLCNTFGRGHILFKMDSLGFAGCPGTPYPMTVQPFATSITDDSLSTDTTSIQFLNISVPFDTTSLTMNQICFANTVDEINSHSLTIFPSPFKDKITIQDTKRDGQIKVYDLAGRIFIDRRTLSGETELNTSFLGKGFYVIRYDEQGRTYFAKAIKY is encoded by the coding sequence ATGATTTTTCTTATTATGTTCATTGGGAATTCTGTTTCTGCACAAAGTACATTCCAAAATGAGTACGGGGATAGTTTCGATCACGGAAATTTTAAATCAATTGTAAGCGACTCTTCAGGTTTTTTGATTGCCGGAGCTAAATTGCTTTTAATTCCGAATATAGTGCCAATTGCAGTTAAGACAGATCTTGAAGGAAGAATATTATGGCAAAGAAACTTTGGAGATTCAACTTCAAGATTCGGTTTAGCATCCTGCACAAAAATGACCAATGGAACTTATATGTTAACTGCATTTGATCAGATTTTACAGAATACCCATTTGTATAATCTGGATGCCTCAGGTAATATAATTTTTCAGAATCAAATCGTAAATTGTCATGTTCTAAATTTTTTTGAAGTGAATCCAAATGAAATAGTATTTGCCGGATATCTTCCTTCAGGATTTTCAATTATTGCAGTGGACTCTTCTCTACTTACCATTTGGGCCAAGACTTATGGCGTGTCCGAATCTGCAAGTGCTTATCGAATTTCTCTTTCAAATGACGGTGGTTTTATAATTCTATATTCTCTTCCTTCAACTGGTTTTGACCTCATGACAAAAATAGATAGTGCCGGAAATCTTGTATGGGTAAAGAGATTTAGTAATATAAATTATTCACAGGGTTTTATGACCGAAACAACCAATGGGGATCTGTATTTAGTTTCAACATGGGATTCAATTTCTTCATCTGGTGTCAGAATAAAAAAATTGGATAGCGCTGGAAATTTAATCTGGTCTGAGGATCTGTCCGGTAATTATAACCATGAAATTTTCAGTAGCTCGATCTCAACACCTGAAGGTGGCTGTTTGATTTTAGGATATGTTAGGAATGTAAATACGACATTTGAAACATTGGTGATCAAGGTTGATTCAACCGGTAACATTGTTTGGTCTCAAACTTTGGGAGGTTTTAGTGATATGTCTAACCCTGTCCAGATAATAAAGACAACTGATAGTGCTTATGCTTTACTTTGTAATACATTTGGTAGAGGACATATTTTATTTAAAATGGATTCTCTTGGATTTGCTGGTTGCCCGGGCACACCTTATCCAATGACAGTTCAACCTTTCGCAACATCAATAACTGATGATTCATTAAGTACAGATACGACTTCAATTCAATTTTTAAATATTTCTGTACCATTCGATACTACCAGTTTGACCATGAATCAGATTTGTTTTGCGAATACAGTTGACGAAATAAATTCGCACTCTTTAACTATTTTTCCCTCTCCTTTTAAAGATAAAATAACCATACAGGATACAAAGAGAGATGGACAAATTAAGGTGTATGATCTAGCCGGAAGAATTTTCATTGACCGGAGAACTTTGTCAGGTGAAACAGAATTAAATACTTCATTTCTTGGCAAAGGTTTTTATGTGATCCGTTATGATGAACAAGGCAGAACCTATTTTGCTAAAGCGATCAAATATTAA
- a CDS encoding (d)CMP kinase: MNLSPGPIAGKIIIAIDGYSSCGKSTMAKAIAKKMGYRYIDSGAMYRAVTLFVQQHGLSLEDLQGMSEAQLEAMLDHIHVTFHINPENGLSEVYLNEINVEKKIRDMKVSDWVSPVSAIPTIRHRMVALQQGYGKQKAIVMDGRDIGTKVFPDAELKIFMTAKKEVRAKRRFDELNQKGFMVTMDEVLKNIEDRDHTDTHRAESPLRRAEDAIILDNSDLSEQEQFEFAMKLVNEICNK, encoded by the coding sequence ATGAACCTTTCGCCGGGACCGATTGCGGGAAAAATTATTATCGCAATTGATGGTTATTCTTCTTGTGGAAAAAGTACGATGGCAAAAGCTATTGCTAAGAAGATGGGTTATCGATATATTGATTCCGGAGCTATGTATCGGGCTGTGACTTTGTTTGTGCAACAACATGGATTAAGTCTGGAAGATCTGCAGGGGATGAGTGAAGCCCAGTTGGAAGCAATGCTCGATCATATTCATGTTACTTTTCATATCAATCCTGAAAACGGATTGTCTGAAGTGTATTTGAATGAGATCAATGTTGAGAAAAAGATCCGTGATATGAAAGTATCGGATTGGGTGAGCCCGGTGAGTGCAATTCCAACGATCCGGCATCGAATGGTGGCTTTACAACAAGGATATGGTAAACAAAAGGCTATTGTAATGGATGGCCGCGATATAGGGACAAAAGTTTTTCCCGATGCTGAGTTGAAAATTTTTATGACAGCAAAAAAAGAAGTCCGTGCAAAACGCCGCTTCGATGAACTAAATCAGAAAGGATTTATGGTCACTATGGATGAAGTCCTGAAAAACATCGAAGACCGTGATCACACCGATACTCACAGAGCCGAAAGTCCTTTGAGAAGAGCAGAAGATGCAATCATCCTCGACAACTCCGATCTTTCAGAACAGGAACAGTTTGAGTTTGCGATGAAGCTTGTTAACGAAATATGTAATAAGTGA
- a CDS encoding 4-hydroxy-3-methylbut-2-enyl diphosphate reductase — MKVTIDAFSGFCFGVVYAIQKAEEELAKSGSLYCLGDIVHNNMEVERLGKKGLKVINHDDLKTLHDCKVLIRAHGEPPETYQTALENNIELIDASCPVVLKLQHRVRVSYDDVLENDGQIVIYGEIGHAEVNGLVGQTNGNAIIVRSEEDIHLIDFSKPVTLFSQTTKSSAGFSKMKKLIEELSEKAVQKEISEEYMVSNDTICRQVSNREPQLRKFSHEHDVILFVSGKKSSNGKALYEVCKSENPNTYFISSDEELDFNWLKGINKVGICGATSTPMWLMEKVAEKIEMVATEIKG; from the coding sequence ATGAAAGTCACCATCGATGCATTCTCAGGTTTTTGTTTTGGAGTTGTTTATGCTATCCAAAAAGCTGAAGAAGAGTTAGCAAAATCAGGTTCTTTGTATTGCCTGGGCGATATTGTTCACAACAATATGGAGGTGGAGCGCCTTGGAAAAAAAGGTCTTAAAGTGATCAATCATGATGATCTTAAAACTCTGCATGATTGTAAAGTTTTGATCCGTGCACATGGCGAACCACCGGAAACTTATCAGACTGCACTTGAAAATAATATCGAATTAATTGATGCATCATGCCCTGTCGTTCTCAAATTACAGCACCGCGTAAGAGTTAGTTACGATGATGTTCTGGAAAATGATGGCCAGATCGTTATTTATGGAGAAATCGGACATGCGGAAGTAAATGGTCTTGTCGGACAAACAAACGGAAATGCAATTATTGTCCGGTCAGAGGAGGATATTCATCTGATCGATTTTTCTAAACCTGTTACGCTTTTTTCACAGACAACAAAGAGTAGTGCCGGCTTTTCAAAAATGAAGAAACTTATTGAAGAGTTATCTGAAAAGGCTGTCCAGAAAGAGATTTCTGAAGAATACATGGTTTCTAATGATACGATCTGTCGCCAGGTTTCCAACAGAGAACCGCAATTGCGAAAGTTTTCACATGAACATGATGTCATTTTGTTTGTAAGCGGAAAGAAAAGCTCTAATGGAAAAGCATTGTATGAAGTCTGTAAATCCGAAAATCCAAACACCTATTTTATTTCATCTGACGAAGAATTAGACTTCAACTGGCTCAAAGGCATAAATAAAGTCGGAATCTGTGGTGCAACTTCAACACCAATGTGGTTGATGGAGAAAGTAGCAGAAAAGATTGAAATGGTTGCGACGGAAATTAAGGGCTGA
- a CDS encoding aspartate carbamoyltransferase catalytic subunit has translation MSLLSTPHLIGIKGLSRADIDLIFSTADNFKEVLNRPIKKVPSLRDLTIANLFFENSTRTRLSFELAEKRLSADIINFSASSSSVSKGETLIDTVNNILAMKTDMVVMRHPNAGAALFLSKHVKSKIINAGDGAHEHPTQALLDAFSIRGKVGDLGGKKVDIMGDILHSRVALSNIFCLQKLGAEVMVCGPATLIPKYISSLGVKVETDLRKALEWCDVANMLRIQLERQDIRYFPTIREYVMQYGLTKEILNSLKKEIIVMHPGPINRGVEITSEVADSSQSIILEQVENGVAIRMAVIYLLAS, from the coding sequence ATGTCACTGCTAAGCACGCCACATTTAATTGGAATAAAAGGATTGTCCCGTGCCGACATTGATCTTATTTTTTCTACAGCCGACAACTTCAAGGAAGTCCTCAACCGCCCCATCAAAAAAGTTCCTTCGCTCAGAGACCTTACCATTGCCAATTTGTTTTTTGAAAATTCAACCCGTACCCGTTTATCATTTGAACTTGCAGAGAAAAGATTATCTGCCGACATTATTAATTTCTCTGCATCGTCATCATCAGTCAGCAAAGGTGAAACACTGATCGATACAGTCAACAATATTCTCGCTATGAAAACGGATATGGTTGTCATGCGACATCCCAATGCCGGAGCAGCGCTGTTTCTTTCAAAGCATGTTAAATCAAAGATCATCAATGCCGGTGATGGTGCGCACGAACATCCGACTCAAGCCTTACTCGATGCATTTTCAATCAGAGGAAAAGTCGGTGATCTGGGAGGCAAAAAAGTAGATATCATGGGTGACATTCTGCATTCACGCGTTGCTCTGTCAAACATTTTCTGTCTGCAGAAACTAGGAGCGGAGGTAATGGTCTGCGGACCGGCAACCTTGATCCCTAAATACATTTCATCACTAGGTGTTAAAGTAGAAACCGACCTGCGCAAGGCCCTTGAATGGTGCGACGTTGCCAACATGCTCCGCATCCAGTTGGAGCGTCAGGACATCAGATATTTTCCGACCATCCGTGAGTATGTAATGCAATACGGACTTACCAAAGAGATTCTCAATTCCCTGAAGAAGGAGATCATCGTCATGCACCCCGGCCCAATTAACCGCGGCGTAGAGATCACCAGCGAAGTTGCAGATTCATCACAGTCAATCATACTTGAACAGGTGGAGAATGGGGTGGCTATTCGGATGGCGGTGATCTATCTGCTGGCGTCGTGA
- a CDS encoding STAS domain-containing protein, with translation MNLTIDKQEKYALVSIKESKLTSLVAPDLKAEIVMLNHDGFKNMIFDLNEVQYCDSSGLSAILVAYRACRDNNGAFVLAGVQDHVRKLISISQLDGMLVQVPTVNEAIDLIFMDEVEKQLHKE, from the coding sequence ATGAATTTAACTATTGATAAACAAGAGAAGTATGCTTTGGTTTCTATCAAGGAATCAAAACTGACTTCATTAGTAGCGCCGGATCTGAAAGCTGAAATTGTAATGCTGAATCACGATGGTTTCAAGAATATGATCTTTGATCTGAATGAGGTTCAATATTGCGATTCATCAGGACTAAGCGCAATCTTAGTTGCTTATCGTGCTTGTCGTGATAATAATGGCGCTTTCGTACTTGCCGGTGTTCAGGATCACGTTCGTAAACTGATCTCCATTTCTCAACTCGATGGAATGTTAGTGCAGGTTCCAACAGTTAATGAAGCTATCGATCTTATCTTTATGGATGAAGTCGAAAAACAACTTCATAAAGAATAG
- the porQ gene encoding type IX secretion system protein PorQ translates to MKFTKLLTAVLVLAANHLCFSQSGGVIGGNYVYQYLNIPASARVASFGGTYITVKDDDINTGMQAASLLNSEMNKALTFGGVSYADGIKFGNVAFAKHYDKIGTFLASMNYAGYGQFIETDEFGTVIGTFKASDYALTFGYGKELNKYFSYGGAIKFLYSDYYIANSFGIAADLSATFCDTTRKITATVQFKNIGSQLKNYVDGANEPLPAEALIGISKRLSHTPLRFSLTYRHLETFDLSYEDPLDLGDVDPVTGEAQIKTIDFWNKFSRHFIFGAEILITKNFHINGGYNFQRRKELQVSSRPGLTGFSFGVSMKISKFIISYGRASYHLAGGADHFSITTNLAEFVK, encoded by the coding sequence ATGAAATTTACAAAACTACTAACCGCAGTTCTCGTTTTGGCTGCCAATCACTTATGTTTTTCTCAATCCGGTGGCGTAATAGGCGGTAACTATGTTTATCAATATCTGAATATTCCGGCTTCGGCACGTGTTGCTTCTTTTGGAGGCACATACATTACTGTAAAGGATGATGACATAAATACCGGAATGCAGGCAGCTTCTTTGCTAAATTCAGAAATGAACAAAGCGCTTACGTTTGGTGGAGTTTCTTATGCCGATGGAATTAAATTCGGAAATGTAGCCTTTGCTAAGCATTACGATAAAATCGGAACCTTTCTTGCTTCTATGAATTATGCTGGATATGGTCAGTTTATCGAGACCGATGAATTCGGAACTGTGATTGGAACATTTAAAGCATCTGATTATGCATTGACTTTTGGATATGGTAAAGAGCTGAATAAATATTTCAGTTATGGTGGAGCGATAAAATTTCTATACTCTGATTACTACATCGCTAATTCTTTTGGAATTGCTGCTGATCTTTCAGCAACTTTTTGCGATACAACAAGGAAAATTACTGCAACCGTTCAATTTAAAAATATCGGAAGCCAGTTGAAAAATTACGTTGATGGCGCGAATGAACCTTTGCCTGCAGAAGCATTGATTGGAATTTCCAAAAGACTTTCTCATACTCCTCTGCGTTTCAGTCTTACATACAGACATCTTGAAACTTTCGATCTGTCATACGAAGATCCTCTTGATCTTGGTGATGTTGATCCTGTAACAGGTGAAGCACAGATAAAAACGATTGACTTCTGGAATAAATTTTCCAGACACTTTATTTTTGGTGCCGAAATTCTTATAACAAAAAATTTCCATATAAACGGTGGCTATAATTTCCAGAGAAGAAAAGAACTGCAAGTTTCAAGTCGTCCCGGACTTACAGGATTTTCATTCGGAGTGAGTATGAAAATCAGTAAATTCATCATCAGCTATGGCCGCGCAAGTTACCATCTTGCCGGTGGTGCCGATCATTTCTCGATCACAACAAACCTTGCGGAATTTGTGAAATGA
- the uvrA gene encoding excinuclease ABC subunit UvrA — protein sequence MQEETEVLEIYGARVHNLKNIDLTFPRNQLVVITGLSGSGKSSLAFDTIYAEGQRRYLESFSAYARQFLGNMERPEVDKINGLSPVISIEQKTTNLNPRSTVGTITEIYDFMRLLFARASDAYSYVTGEKMIKLSDEQIIELIIQKFNGKKIMLLAPLVKARKGHYRELFEQLSQQGYLRVRNDGNLVELKKGLQLDRYKTHDIELLIDRLEVGPGIQQRLNESLTLAMKLGKGSIMIIENGKDKENYYSRHLMCPTSGISYDEPQPNTFSFNSPYGACKRCNGLGTITEVDIKSIIPDFKKTIKAGGIIPLGPQKDNWIFKQLIALGRKYQFNMSTPLDEISEESLNIILYGSDDVLNVASDQSGSAYHQPSTYEGIVNFIVNQENESASPSMKRWIQGFMQHVSCPECKGDRLKKEALYFKINNKNISELANTDIQILSDWFSKLEDKLSVKQKKIGTEVIKEIKKRIKFLLDVGLDYLTLNRSSKTLSGGETQRIRLATQIGSQLVGVLYILDEPSIGLHQRDNVRLIKSLQELRDAGNTVIVVEHDKETILAADYVIDLGPGAGVHGGQIVAQGTPEEIMKQPGLTTDYLSERKSIFAPLKYREGNGKYIELKDATGHNLKNVSIKIPLRKLICVTGVSGSGKSSLINETLYPILNQHFYNSVQKPLPYKTIKGLQHVDKVIEIDQSPIGRTPRSNPATYTGVFTDIRNLFAQLPEAAIRGYQPGRFSFNVKGGRCETCQGGGMRVIEMNFLPDVYVECETCRGKRYNRETLEIRYRGKSISDILDMSIEEAVNFFTNMPHILQKIKTLAEVGLGYVTLGQQSTTLSGGEAQRVKLASELSKRDTGNTFYILDEPTTGLHFEDVSILLDVLNRLVDKGNTVMVIEHNMDMIKASDYIFDLGPEGGVRGGTIICEGTPREIIKNKDSITAEFLKTELSITQKTGNLRKKAALN from the coding sequence ATGCAGGAAGAAACAGAGGTGTTGGAGATTTATGGAGCGCGTGTACACAATTTAAAAAATATAGATCTTACTTTTCCAAGAAACCAACTTGTTGTAATTACAGGTTTGAGTGGAAGTGGAAAATCTTCGCTGGCTTTTGATACAATTTATGCAGAAGGTCAGCGGAGATACCTGGAAAGTTTTTCTGCTTATGCGCGACAATTTCTTGGAAACATGGAACGGCCTGAAGTAGATAAGATCAACGGCTTAAGTCCGGTCATTTCGATTGAACAAAAAACAACAAATTTAAATCCGCGGTCGACAGTAGGAACAATAACTGAGATCTACGATTTCATGCGACTACTTTTTGCGCGGGCATCGGATGCTTATTCTTATGTTACCGGTGAAAAGATGATCAAGTTGAGTGATGAACAGATCATTGAATTGATCATTCAGAAGTTCAACGGAAAAAAAATAATGTTACTTGCACCTTTAGTGAAAGCAAGAAAAGGTCATTACCGTGAATTGTTTGAGCAACTCTCGCAACAAGGATATTTACGTGTCCGCAACGATGGCAATCTGGTTGAGTTAAAAAAAGGATTACAACTTGACAGATATAAAACTCATGATATAGAATTACTGATCGACCGTTTGGAAGTTGGTCCCGGAATTCAGCAACGATTAAATGAATCACTGACACTTGCCATGAAACTAGGCAAAGGCTCGATCATGATCATTGAGAATGGAAAAGATAAAGAAAATTATTACAGTCGTCATCTGATGTGCCCTACTTCGGGAATTTCATATGATGAACCACAACCGAATACATTTTCTTTCAACTCGCCTTATGGTGCGTGCAAGCGTTGTAATGGTCTTGGCACAATTACAGAAGTTGATATTAAAAGTATCATTCCTGATTTTAAAAAAACTATTAAGGCAGGAGGAATAATTCCTTTAGGTCCTCAGAAAGATAACTGGATCTTCAAACAACTTATAGCATTAGGAAGAAAATATCAGTTCAATATGTCAACTCCTCTGGATGAAATTTCGGAGGAATCGCTGAACATAATTTTATATGGAAGTGATGATGTACTGAATGTTGCATCCGATCAATCCGGAAGTGCATATCATCAGCCATCGACTTACGAAGGCATCGTTAACTTCATTGTTAATCAGGAAAATGAATCTGCTTCACCTTCCATGAAAAGATGGATCCAGGGTTTCATGCAACATGTTAGTTGTCCTGAATGCAAAGGCGACCGTTTAAAAAAAGAAGCTCTTTATTTTAAGATCAACAATAAGAATATTTCAGAATTAGCGAATACTGATATTCAGATTCTGAGTGATTGGTTTTCGAAACTGGAAGACAAACTTTCTGTCAAGCAAAAAAAGATCGGTACAGAAGTGATCAAAGAAATCAAAAAGCGGATTAAGTTTTTGCTGGATGTCGGACTTGATTATCTCACGCTAAACAGAAGTTCAAAAACACTGAGTGGCGGCGAAACACAGCGGATCCGTTTAGCTACTCAGATCGGTTCACAACTGGTTGGAGTACTCTATATTCTTGATGAACCAAGCATTGGTTTACATCAGCGGGATAATGTAAGGCTTATAAAATCCTTACAGGAATTACGCGATGCAGGGAATACTGTTATAGTAGTAGAACATGATAAAGAAACAATTCTTGCTGCTGATTATGTGATCGATCTTGGTCCGGGAGCCGGTGTACATGGCGGTCAGATTGTTGCACAAGGCACACCGGAAGAGATCATGAAGCAACCGGGACTTACAACAGATTATCTTAGTGAGCGAAAATCAATTTTTGCACCTCTGAAATACAGAGAAGGAAATGGCAAGTACATTGAATTAAAAGATGCTACAGGACATAACCTTAAAAACGTAAGTATAAAAATTCCATTAAGAAAACTGATATGTGTAACGGGTGTTTCCGGAAGTGGAAAATCTTCTTTGATCAATGAAACCCTCTACCCTATTTTGAATCAGCATTTTTATAATTCTGTTCAGAAGCCATTACCGTATAAAACAATTAAAGGATTACAACACGTCGACAAAGTGATTGAGATAGATCAGTCACCAATTGGAAGAACGCCCCGTTCAAATCCTGCAACTTATACTGGAGTATTTACAGACATCAGAAATTTATTTGCTCAACTTCCCGAAGCAGCGATCAGAGGGTATCAGCCCGGTCGTTTTTCTTTCAATGTAAAAGGCGGTCGATGCGAAACTTGTCAGGGCGGCGGAATGCGTGTTATAGAAATGAATTTTCTTCCTGATGTGTATGTAGAATGTGAAACATGTCGTGGTAAAAGATACAACCGTGAGACGCTCGAAATAAGATACAGAGGAAAATCGATCAGCGACATTCTGGACATGAGTATTGAAGAAGCAGTAAATTTCTTTACGAACATGCCGCATATTTTACAGAAAATTAAAACGCTTGCAGAAGTTGGATTAGGCTACGTTACACTTGGACAGCAGAGCACAACCTTAAGTGGTGGTGAAGCACAACGTGTAAAACTGGCATCAGAATTATCGAAGCGGGATACCGGCAATACGTTTTATATTTTAGATGAACCTACAACAGGATTGCATTTTGAAGATGTAAGTATTTTACTTGATGTCCTTAATCGATTAGTAGACAAAGGAAATACTGTTATGGTCATAGAACATAACATGGATATGATAAAAGCATCAGATTACATTTTTGATCTTGGTCCGGAAGGTGGCGTTCGTGGTGGTACAATTATTTGTGAAGGAACTCCAAGAGAGATCATTAAAAATAAAGACAGCATTACAGCAGAATTTCTCAAAACAGAACTTTCTATTACACAAAAAACAGGCAACCTTAGGAAGAAGGCTGCGTTAAACTAG
- the pyrR gene encoding bifunctional pyr operon transcriptional regulator/uracil phosphoribosyltransferase PyrR, which produces MQKRLLLNSTDFEITIKRLCYQLIENHDDFGDSALIGLQPRGVFVASRIHHHLSSILNIRNICLGQLDITFYRDDFRKREISAPAETKIDFEVENKTVILIDDVLFTGRTIRAGMDALLDLGRPKKVELLTLIDRRYSRHLPIAPDYTGIQVDTIATEKVKVQWKEIDGEDSVWLI; this is translated from the coding sequence ATGCAAAAACGACTGCTTTTAAACAGTACTGATTTTGAGATTACGATCAAGCGATTGTGTTATCAATTGATCGAAAATCATGACGATTTCGGTGATTCGGCACTTATTGGACTTCAGCCAAGAGGTGTTTTTGTCGCTTCCCGGATCCACCATCACCTTTCTTCTATCTTAAATATCCGGAATATCTGTCTGGGTCAGCTCGATATTACCTTTTATCGCGACGATTTCCGCAAACGTGAAATATCAGCTCCTGCCGAAACAAAGATCGATTTCGAAGTGGAAAATAAGACCGTGATCCTGATCGATGATGTGCTCTTTACAGGACGGACGATCCGCGCCGGAATGGATGCATTGCTTGATCTGGGGCGTCCGAAAAAAGTTGAACTCCTGACCTTAATTGACAGAAGATACAGCCGTCATCTTCCTATCGCACCTGATTATACCGGAATACAAGTTGATACAATTGCAACAGAAAAAGTGAAAGTTCAGTGGAAAGAGATCGATGGCGAAGATTCGGTCTGGTTAATATAA
- the rpsA gene encoding 30S ribosomal protein S1 codes for MITEEITNPAPAYNPEPFNWDSTSNKGAGEYSAEERTKMEQQYDQTLSAVVEHDIVDGKVVSISSKDVLINIGYKSDGLVALTEFRHMPDIKVGDKVEVYVETQEDKNGQLILSHKKARALKSWDRVNAALEGDEIIQGFVKCRTKGGLIVDVFGIEAFLPGSQIDVKPIRDYDQFVGKTMEFKVVKINNEFKNVVVSHKVLIEEELEQQKAEIMKKLEKGQVLEGTVKNITSYGVFMDLGGVDGLLHITDISWGRITHPEEVLKLDQKINVVILDFDDEKKRIALGLKQLTPHPWTQLSTDLNVGDKVKGKVVVIADYGAFVEIAPGVEGLIHVSEMSWSQHLRSPHEFLKVGDEIEAVVLTLDREERKMSLGLKQLKADPWIDVATKYPVGSKHTATVKNFQNFGVFVELEEGIDGLVHISDLSWSKKIKHPSEFTKVGEKMDVVVLEVDPENRRLSLGHKQLEENPWDVFESIFTVDSVHEGTVLKMGEKGASVALSYGVEAFAPSKHMVKEDGKMLKADEKADFKVIEFSKDQRKIVVSHSRIHEEVSQQTRVAEGSAKAADREEGVKAVKKVKENQEKTTLGDLSVLSNLKNEMEAAEKKKGDSAE; via the coding sequence ATGATTACAGAAGAAATCACTAATCCCGCACCGGCCTATAATCCGGAGCCATTTAACTGGGATTCCACAAGCAACAAAGGTGCTGGGGAATATTCAGCGGAAGAGCGTACTAAAATGGAACAACAGTACGACCAAACTCTTAGTGCCGTTGTAGAACACGACATCGTTGATGGTAAAGTTGTATCTATTTCATCAAAAGATGTTCTGATCAACATTGGCTACAAATCCGACGGATTAGTGGCATTAACTGAATTCCGCCATATGCCTGACATTAAAGTTGGGGATAAAGTGGAAGTTTATGTTGAAACACAGGAAGACAAAAATGGTCAGTTGATCCTTTCACACAAGAAAGCCCGCGCTCTTAAATCTTGGGATCGTGTTAATGCTGCTCTTGAAGGTGATGAGATCATTCAGGGATTTGTTAAATGTCGTACTAAAGGTGGACTTATCGTGGATGTATTCGGTATCGAAGCATTCTTACCGGGTTCACAGATCGATGTTAAACCTATCCGTGACTACGATCAGTTTGTAGGAAAAACAATGGAGTTCAAAGTTGTTAAGATCAACAATGAATTCAAAAACGTTGTTGTTTCTCACAAGGTTCTTATCGAAGAAGAATTAGAACAACAAAAAGCAGAGATCATGAAGAAACTTGAAAAAGGTCAGGTTCTTGAAGGTACTGTTAAAAATATCACATCGTATGGTGTGTTCATGGATCTTGGTGGTGTTGATGGTTTACTTCACATTACTGATATCTCTTGGGGTCGTATCACTCATCCTGAAGAAGTTCTTAAACTTGATCAGAAGATCAATGTCGTTATCCTTGACTTTGATGATGAGAAAAAACGTATCGCTCTTGGTTTAAAACAACTTACTCCGCATCCTTGGACGCAGCTTAGCACTGACCTTAACGTTGGTGATAAAGTAAAAGGTAAAGTTGTTGTTATCGCTGATTACGGTGCATTCGTTGAGATCGCTCCGGGAGTTGAAGGACTTATTCACGTTTCTGAAATGTCATGGTCACAACACTTACGTTCACCACATGAATTCCTTAAAGTAGGTGATGAGATCGAAGCTGTTGTTTTGACACTTGATCGTGAAGAGCGTAAAATGTCTCTTGGACTTAAGCAATTGAAAGCAGATCCTTGGATCGATGTTGCTACTAAATATCCTGTTGGTTCTAAACATACAGCTACAGTGAAAAACTTCCAGAACTTTGGAGTATTCGTTGAGCTGGAAGAAGGAATCGATGGTCTTGTACATATCTCTGATTTATCATGGAGCAAGAAAATTAAACACCCTTCTGAATTCACGAAAGTAGGAGAGAAGATGGATGTTGTAGTTCTTGAAGTTGATCCTGAAAATCGTCGTTTGAGTTTAGGTCACAAACAACTTGAAGAAAATCCTTGGGATGTATTCGAATCAATCTTTACAGTTGATTCAGTTCATGAAGGTACCGTTCTTAAGATGGGAGAAAAAGGTGCATCTGTTGCTTTATCATATGGTGTTGAAGCATTCGCTCCAAGCAAGCATATGGTGAAAGAAGATGGTAAAATGCTTAAAGCTGATGAGAAAGCTGACTTCAAAGTAATTGAATTCAGTAAAGATCAACGTAAGATCGTTGTTTCTCACTCACGTATTCACGAAGAAGTTTCTCAACAAACACGTGTTGCAGAAGGATCAGCAAAAGCTGCTGACCGTGAAGAAGGTGTTAAAGCAGTTAAGAAAGTAAAAGAAAATCAGGAGAAAACTACTCTTGGAGATCTAAGCGTTCTTAGCAACCTTAAAAATGAAATGGAAGCTGCAGAAAAGAAAAAAGGCGATAGCGCTGAATAA